GTTCGAGGAGCCGCCGCACCTCCATGAGGTCCTGCAGGGCTGCCGAGTCACCCTGCAGCAGTTCCACCGCGCCGCCCACCCCCTCCAGCAGCAGGCTCGGCTGGAGACTGGTCACATACGTGCCGTCGCCCCGCCGGACCTCCAGGACGCGCGCGACGGCCAGCACCTTGACCGCTTCGCGGGCGAGGTTGCGGGACAGGCCGAGCTGGGCGGCGAGGTCCGGTTCCGGTGGGAGCTTCGAGCCCGGGGGCAGGGCACCGGTCCGGATCAGCTCACGGATCTGCTCGATGGCCTTGTCCGTCAGTGACACCCCTCGCCCCTCCCCGTACGTGCCCCGGAGCACGCGGCCTGTTCCGGAGTCCGCGTGCCGGGGATGAGCCGATGATAGTGGGGCGCGCAGGCGGGAAGCCGGTCGCGGCGGCGGACCTCGCCTGTTGTCGAACCGGTCCACGGGGGCGCCGACCGCGCTCGGTTCCGCACCCGGCGGTCGGGCGCGCACCTGGCCGGAGCGCCGTGCGGCGGAAGCGGTCCTAGGCTGGAAGCTGCGGCTGGAAACCAGCTCTGACGGGTACGGCGGTCCGGGCGGAGGTGACGCGCGTGGACATGGGCGGCAAGCAGGATGCCCGCGCCGCCGCGCTGGTGGTGGGCCCGGACGGCGTGGTGAGCGGCTGGAGCGAGAGTGGGCGGCTTCTGCTGGGCTGGACGGCGGAGGACACCGTCGGGCGCCCCGTGACCGACCTGCTGGCCGCTCCCCCACCGCCCGGTTTCCCCGAGAGCACCGGCAGCGGCCCCGACCACACGGGGCTCCTGCCCTTGCGCCACCGGGACGGCTCCACGGTGGACGCCCTGGTGTCGGCCGACCCGCTGCTCGGCGCCGGCGGCCGCGCGCTCGGCCACGCGATCACCGTCCACCGCTGGGAACGCCGCCCGGTGATCGCCGACCTGGCCTTCGAACAGTGCCCCTTCGCCCTGGGCGTCTACGACCCGGATCTGCGGTTCCTGTGGGTCAACGCCTCCGCGTGCCGGGTGATGGCGCACTCCGAGGAGCAGGTGCTCGGTGAGAAGTACCGCGAGCTGTTCCCCGAACTGGACGACCAGGCGTACACCGACCAGCTCTCCGAGGTGGCGAGGACGGGTGAGCCCGCGCGTCTCATCACCGTCTTCCGTCCGCTCGGCAGCGACTACGCCAATGCCTGGGCCACCAGCATGTGGCCGGTACGGGACGCCGAGGGCAGGGTCCGCGCGGTCGCCAACTGGGGATTCGACATGAGCGCCGAGTACTGGGCCCGGCAGCGCCTGCTCATCCTCAACGAGGCCGGCGGCGGCATCGGCCGGACGCTCGACGTGCTCGGCACCGCCCAGGAACTGGCCAGGACCCCGGTGCCGGGATTCGCCGACCTCGTCACCGTCGATCTCTTCGAAGAGGTGCTGCGCGGAGAGGAACCGCCCCTTCCCCCCGCATCCGGCGAAGCCATCGCGCTCAGCCGCGCCGCCCGGCACAGCGCGGCGTACGACACCGACGGGGCTCCCGGGCACCCCGAGCCGGTCCGTCACGCTCCCGATTCCGTCGCCGCCCGCTGCATGGCCACCGGCAGGTCCATGGTTCAGCTCGCGGCCGAGCCCGGCCCGGGTGGCGAATGGGCCTTCGGGCCCGGGCTCGCCGCCGACCCGGCTCACTGGCCGCCGGGCAACCCGTTGATCGACGAGTCTCTCGCCGCGGCGGGGCTGACCGGCCGGATCACCGTGCCGCTCCGGGCGCGCGGCGCGCTGCTCGGCGTCGTCGCGTTCTCCCGCAGCGACCGGCCGGAGGCCTTCACCGCCGACGACCTGATCCTTGCCGAAGAGCTGACCGCCAAGGCGGCCGTCGCCATCGACAACGCCCGTCGGTACGCGCGCGAGCGCACGACCGCGCTGACCCTGCAACGCAGCCTGCTGCTGCAGCGGCTGCCGAGCCAGGAGGCGCTGGAGGTGGCGTCCCGCTACCTGCCCGCCGGGACCGGCGCGGAGGTGGGCGGTGACTGGTTCGACGTCATCCCGCTCTCCGGCGCCCGGGTCGCCCTGGTCGTCGGCGATGTGGTCGGTCACGGCCTGCACGCCTCGGCCAGCATGGGCCGGCTGCGCACGGCGGTCCGCACGCTCGCCGACGTGGACCTGCCGCCGGACGAGTTGCTGACCCACCTGGACGACCTGGTCATCCACCTCGCCAGCGATCTTCAGCCCGTCGGCCACTTCCAGCCGACCGGAGAGTTCGGCGCCACCTGCCTTTACACCGTCTACGACCCGGTCTCCCGCCGCTTCACCCTGGCGAGCGCCGGTCATCCGCTGCCGCTCATCATCTCCCCGGACGGCACCAGGACCCCGGTCCCCGCACAGCCCGGGCCGCCGCTCGGCCTCGGTGGGCTGCCGTTCGAGGCGACCGAGCTCGAACTGCCCGAGGGCAGCCTGCTCGCCCTCTACACCGACGGGCTGGTGCGCAGCCGGGAGCGCGATGCCGACCAGGGCGTCGCCGAACTGCTGCGAGTCCTGAACCGTTCGGCCACCTCGCTGGAGGGCCTCTGTGACACGGTCATGGACGCCATGCTGCTCGAACGCCGCACCGACGACGCCGCCCTGCTGCTCGCCCGCACGCACGCGCTGGATCCCCAGCACGTCGCCGACTGGGACGTCGCACCCGACCCCGCGGAGGTGCCGCGGGCCAGGAAGTTCGCCCTCGACCAGGTGGCGGCGTGGGGGCTGGAGGAGGCGTCGTTCGTCACCGAACTGGTGGTCAGCGAGCTGGTCACCAACGCCATCAGATACGGCGAGCCCCCGATCATGCTCCGGCTGATCCGGGACTCCTCGCTGATCTGCGAGGTCTCCGACGCCAGCAACACCGCACCGCATCTGCGCCGGGCGCGCGCCTTCGACGAAGGCGGCCGGGGCCTGCTGCTCGTCGCCCAGCTCACCCAGGGGTGGGGCACCCGGCACACCACCGACGGCAAGACGATCTGGTGCGCACAGCCCCTCGATTTCATCACATCACAGTGAAGAGACTGGGCGTGTTCGCAGGGCGATCTCCATTCGGAAAGCGCGGGGCCTCACGGGTACTGCAGAGGCGCCCGAACACGTCAACACCTTCGCCCCATCCGGACAATCTGCCCTGGATCATAGACCTTCAGGGGCCTTCGAATGTTTCGGTGACTCAGCCGAACCATGCGAGGCATATTGACTGCCGCGACCGGCCTTCTATCATCCAGAATGCTCGGCAGTCCGAAGCATGTCCGACATTGCGAACAGTCATGGGATCACCCCCAGGCGCTTCACAGCGCTTCACCTGTCATGCCCTCGTCAATTCACCGCAGAGGAGCTCCATGAACCCGCTGACACGGCTCGGCCGTCGCCGAGCGTCGGTGTTATCCCTGCTCGCCATCGGCGCCCTGGTGACGCCCGCCGCCGCGACCGCCGCACCCGACGACGTCCGGGCGTCCACTCTCGGGGCCCAGGCAGCCCAGTCCGGACGGTACTTCGGGACCGCCGTGGCCGCCGGGAGGCTCGGCGACGGCGCGTACACCAGCATCCTGGACCGCGAGTTCAACTCGGTCACACCCGAGAACGAGATGAAGTGGGACGCGACCGAGCGGTCCCGCGGGCAGTTCACCTTCGGCGCCGCCGACCAGATAGTGAACCGCGCGGCGGCCCGCGGTCAGCGCGTGCGCGGCCACACCCTGGTCTGGCACTCCCAACTGCCCGGCTGGGTCAGCTCCATCAGGGACGCGAACACGCTGCGCAGCGTGATGAACAACCACATCACCACGGTGATGAACCGCTACAAGGGCCGCATCCACTCCTGGGACGTGGTCAACGAGGCCTTCGCCGACGGCGGCAGCGGCCAGCTGCGCGGCTCGGTCTTCCGGGACGTCCTCGGCACCGGCTTCATCGAGCAGGCGTTCCGCACCGCGCGATCCGCCGACCCGGCCGCCAAGCTCTGCTACAACGACTACAACATCGAGGACTGGAACGCGGCCAAGACCCAGGGCGTCTACCGCCTGGTCCGCGACTTCAAGTCGCGCGGCGTGCCCATCGACTGCGTCGGGCTCCAGGCCCACTTCGGCGCCGGCGGCCCGCCCGCCAGCTTCCAGACCACACTGTCGAGCTTCGCCGCCCTCGGCGTCGACGTGCAGATCACCGAACTGGACATCGCGCAGGCGCCGCCGACCGCGTACGCGAACACCGTCCGGGCCTGCATGAACGTACAGCGCTGCACCGGCATCACCGTCTGGGGCATCCGCGACAGCGACTCGTGGCGCAGCCAGGAGAACCCCCTGCTGTTCGACCGCAGCGGCAACAAGAAGCCGGCCTACCGGTCCGCGCTCACCTCGATGGGAGGCTCGGCCGCGACGAAGCGGGCGGACGACCCCGCGCCCCGGTCCGCCGCCGCGCTGCCCTCCCGCTTCTCCTGGAGCTCCACCGGACCGCTGATCTCACCGAAGTCGGACGCCACCCACAACATCGCCGGCATCAAGGATCCGACGGTGGTCCGGTACAACGGCAAGTACCACGTGTTCGCCAGCACCGCGAGCTCCTCCGGATACAACCTGGTGTACCTGAACTTCAGCGACTGGTCGCAGGCCGGTTCGGCCACGCACCACTACCTGGACCGCAGCGCCATCGGACGCGGGTACCGGGCCGCGCCGCAGGTCTTCTACTACGCGCCGCAACGCCTGTGGTACCTCGTCTACCAGACCGGCAACGCGTCGTACTCGACGAACCCCGACATCAGCAACCCCAACGGGTGGAGCGCTCCGCGCCACTTCTACTCGTCGATGCCGGACATCATCAAGCAGAACATCGGCAACGGCCACTGGGTCGACATGTGGGTGATCTGCGACAGCGCCAACTGCTACCTGTTCTCCTCCGACGACAACGGGCACCTGTACCGCTCCCAGACGACCGTCGGCCAGTTCCCGAACGGCTTCACGAACACCGTCATCGCGGCCCGGGACTCCAAGTACGCCCTCTTCGAGGCGAGCAACGTGTACAAGGTGCAGGGCTCCAACCAGTACCTGCTCCTCGTCGAGGCCATCGGATCGGACGGCCGGCGCTACTTCCGCTCCTGGACGACGACCAGCCTCGCCGGTTCCTGGACTCCCCTGGCCGCGTCCGAGAGCAACCCGTTCGCCCGGGCCAACAACGTCACCTTCCCCTCGGGGGCCTGGACCCGGGACATCAGCCACGGCGAGATGATCCGCGCCGGTTACGACCAGACGCTGACCATCCCCGCCTGCCGGCTCCAGTACCTGTACCAAGGCATGAACCCCAACGCGGGCGGTGACTACAACCTCCTCCCGTGGCGCCTGGGCCTGCTGACCCAGACGAATTCCACCTGCTGACCCTCGCGTGGGCCCCGCCGCTCGTGCGGGGCCCACGACCGACTTGGGACCGCCTCCCATGGGAGCGCTCCCAGTACAAGGAGAGCACCTCTCTCGCTCAAGTCGCAGGCTCGGGCCAGAGCATGCGACATCCCGGCTTCCAGGAAGTTGAGGTTCCGTCATGCGCCGCAGACTCCGCGCCTTGGCCGCAGCACTCCTCGCGCTGCCGCTGGCGCTCACCGCCACACCGTCCGCGTACGCGGCCGACCCGACGACCA
This genomic stretch from Streptomyces sp. Go-475 harbors:
- a CDS encoding SpoIIE family protein phosphatase → MGGKQDARAAALVVGPDGVVSGWSESGRLLLGWTAEDTVGRPVTDLLAAPPPPGFPESTGSGPDHTGLLPLRHRDGSTVDALVSADPLLGAGGRALGHAITVHRWERRPVIADLAFEQCPFALGVYDPDLRFLWVNASACRVMAHSEEQVLGEKYRELFPELDDQAYTDQLSEVARTGEPARLITVFRPLGSDYANAWATSMWPVRDAEGRVRAVANWGFDMSAEYWARQRLLILNEAGGGIGRTLDVLGTAQELARTPVPGFADLVTVDLFEEVLRGEEPPLPPASGEAIALSRAARHSAAYDTDGAPGHPEPVRHAPDSVAARCMATGRSMVQLAAEPGPGGEWAFGPGLAADPAHWPPGNPLIDESLAAAGLTGRITVPLRARGALLGVVAFSRSDRPEAFTADDLILAEELTAKAAVAIDNARRYARERTTALTLQRSLLLQRLPSQEALEVASRYLPAGTGAEVGGDWFDVIPLSGARVALVVGDVVGHGLHASASMGRLRTAVRTLADVDLPPDELLTHLDDLVIHLASDLQPVGHFQPTGEFGATCLYTVYDPVSRRFTLASAGHPLPLIISPDGTRTPVPAQPGPPLGLGGLPFEATELELPEGSLLALYTDGLVRSRERDADQGVAELLRVLNRSATSLEGLCDTVMDAMLLERRTDDAALLLARTHALDPQHVADWDVAPDPAEVPRARKFALDQVAAWGLEEASFVTELVVSELVTNAIRYGEPPIMLRLIRDSSLICEVSDASNTAPHLRRARAFDEGGRGLLLVAQLTQGWGTRHTTDGKTIWCAQPLDFITSQ
- a CDS encoding non-reducing end alpha-L-arabinofuranosidase family hydrolase, yielding MNPLTRLGRRRASVLSLLAIGALVTPAAATAAPDDVRASTLGAQAAQSGRYFGTAVAAGRLGDGAYTSILDREFNSVTPENEMKWDATERSRGQFTFGAADQIVNRAAARGQRVRGHTLVWHSQLPGWVSSIRDANTLRSVMNNHITTVMNRYKGRIHSWDVVNEAFADGGSGQLRGSVFRDVLGTGFIEQAFRTARSADPAAKLCYNDYNIEDWNAAKTQGVYRLVRDFKSRGVPIDCVGLQAHFGAGGPPASFQTTLSSFAALGVDVQITELDIAQAPPTAYANTVRACMNVQRCTGITVWGIRDSDSWRSQENPLLFDRSGNKKPAYRSALTSMGGSAATKRADDPAPRSAAALPSRFSWSSTGPLISPKSDATHNIAGIKDPTVVRYNGKYHVFASTASSSGYNLVYLNFSDWSQAGSATHHYLDRSAIGRGYRAAPQVFYYAPQRLWYLVYQTGNASYSTNPDISNPNGWSAPRHFYSSMPDIIKQNIGNGHWVDMWVICDSANCYLFSSDDNGHLYRSQTTVGQFPNGFTNTVIAARDSKYALFEASNVYKVQGSNQYLLLVEAIGSDGRRYFRSWTTTSLAGSWTPLAASESNPFARANNVTFPSGAWTRDISHGEMIRAGYDQTLTIPACRLQYLYQGMNPNAGGDYNLLPWRLGLLTQTNSTC